GATCTCACGCGCCAGGCCGGGGTGCGCGTCGTGCAGCCGCCAGTGCGCCCAGGCGGTCTCGTCCAGGAACGACCTCCAGCCGTCGACCGGCAACGGCCACTCGATCGTCTCGACGGCGTGGTCGATAGCGGCGGCGGCGAGGTCGTCCCGGCTCTTGAAGTACCGGTAGAGCGTCGAGTGGGAGATGCCCAGCCGCTCCCCCACCGCAGAGACGGTCAGTCGGGAGAACCCGATCTCCAGCGCGGCGCGCACGATGGCCTCCCGGTCCGCGACCGGTGGCCGACCCATCCTGGTGGCCGGCTTCGCCGTCCCGTTCGTTCGTCCCGCACCCATCCTCGACCTCTCCCCGACGACAACCCGCGACAATCGTACGAACCGCCTCAGGCGCCCACTCGCCGGCGGACGGTGGCCAGCATCTCGCCGGCCAGCGCGTCCACAACGGCGACCTGCGGCAGAAGCTCGGACTCCGTGGTGATCGCCCGGAAAACCAGCCCCACGGTCACCCCGTGACCGGGTCGGCGCACGACCTCGACGGTGTCACCGGCCCGCACGCTGCCCGGGACCAGCACCCGCAGGTAAGCACCGGGCAGGGCGTGTTGGGTGAAGGTGTGGATCCACCGCTTTTCGTCCATCCAGGCGGCGAACGTCCGACACGGCGTGCGGGGCGCGCTCACCTCCAGCACCAACTCGGAGCCGATCCGCCACCGCTCCCCGATCTCCGCCCCGGTCACGTCGACCGCCACGGTGGTCAGGTTCTCGCCGAACACCCCGGAGGCCAGATCGCGCCCCAGCTCGGCCTGCCACAGGTCCAAGTCCTCGCGCGAGTACGCGTAGACCGCGCGGTCCACGCCTCCGTGATCCTCCGGATCGCTGATGAAGTCCCCCGCGAGACCAGAATTCCCGTACGCGGGAATCCCGACAGCGACCGCTCCGGCAACGGGCTGCTTGTCGATCCCGCTGCTGCCTGTCCTGGCCAGCATCGGGCGAGGTGCACCTACGTTGACCGACAACACGCGTCCAAGGCTCACCATCGCAACATAGCGGCATCGAGCGCGACGACGCCGTTCGTCGGGATCCTGTGCGATCACCCGTGCGGCGGTTCCCGATCGGGTCGATGCTCACCACAGACGACCGAACCGGGCTGCCGGCGTGCCGCCGGCCACGAGGCCGGTAGCCCCACCCGGGTAGAGGACCACGGTGTCGCACTTTCGATAAGGTGTCATACGATGCCGGAAATCCGCCACGTCTCCCTGGCGCCGACGCGGACGCAGAACCTCCGACCGTCGGCGGACATCAGCGCGCACCGCCACGACGATCACCAGATCGTATACGCCGGCTCCGGCGTAGTGGCGGTGATGACGGACGCGGGCACCTGGTTCGCCCCGGCCACGCAGGCGATCTGGATTCCGGCGGGCACGGTGCACGCCCACCGCGCACACGGCCGAGTCGACCTCCACCTGGTCGGTCTGCCCGCGCGGGCCAATCCGCTCGGTCGGCGCGAGCCGACGGTGCTCGCCGTCGGCCCGCTGCTTCGCGAGCTGATCATCGCCTACACCCGCGAACCGGTCGAGGACTGCCCGGAACGACGGCGACTCCGCGCCGTGCTCCTGGACCAGCTTCGCACCTCGCCTCAACGGGCCGTCCAACTACCGACCCCGTGCGACCCCCGGTTGGTCCGACTTTGCGCCGCGCTGCACGACGACCCGGCGGATCCGCGCACCCTGGCCGAACTGGGGGCGAC
This is a stretch of genomic DNA from Saccharothrix ecbatanensis. It encodes these proteins:
- a CDS encoding MOSC domain-containing protein, giving the protein MLARTGSSGIDKQPVAGAVAVGIPAYGNSGLAGDFISDPEDHGGVDRAVYAYSREDLDLWQAELGRDLASGVFGENLTTVAVDVTGAEIGERWRIGSELVLEVSAPRTPCRTFAAWMDEKRWIHTFTQHALPGAYLRVLVPGSVRAGDTVEVVRRPGHGVTVGLVFRAITTESELLPQVAVVDALAGEMLATVRRRVGA
- a CDS encoding AraC family transcriptional regulator, translated to MPEIRHVSLAPTRTQNLRPSADISAHRHDDHQIVYAGSGVVAVMTDAGTWFAPATQAIWIPAGTVHAHRAHGRVDLHLVGLPARANPLGRREPTVLAVGPLLRELIIAYTREPVEDCPERRRLRAVLLDQLRTSPQRAVQLPTPCDPRLVRLCAALHDDPADPRTLAELGATVGMGERTASRLFRADLKMTFPQWRTQLRLYHALRMLADDVPVTTVAHRCGWSSASAFIEAFRRTFGHTPGAFHRRGLP